Proteins found in one Miscanthus floridulus cultivar M001 chromosome 4, ASM1932011v1, whole genome shotgun sequence genomic segment:
- the LOC136549999 gene encoding phytyl ester synthase 1, chloroplastic-like isoform X2, with product MPRANHAAIRNARAHCCRSGSACCARQRQAPKCSQPRAADRLLLPAKLPATTADRAPMPATGALAPVAAPGARRALLVFRRAAPRPQVPTTTTRWRCRASAAAAHGAPTPSSSAAARRRRGVKEYVEAAREMARQKDGGPPRWFSPLECGGAGAGGRVPAAPTLLYLPGFDGIGLGLVRHHERLAEMFELCCLHIPVEDRTSFEGLVEYVERTVKSQSSRAPDRPVYLVGEAVGACIALAVAARNPDIDLVLILVNPGTSFHRSQLQTLSAFLDMVPEPFHLTTPQLLNFLTGNFMKMPSTFVGRGFSLEEAGQTLSEITSNLLDSLMILVDVLTKESIVCKLKMLKTASSFVNSRLHAVKAETLVLASGNDELLPSSQEAERLRGALEKCRTRLFRDNGHKILLEADFDLATTIKGAGYYRRTRKTDFVSDYLPPTPDEFQQAINHDRILKLVTDPVMLSTLPDGKIVRGLAGLPREGPAVLVGYHMLLGFELGPMVTGILSSTGVHIRGLAHPFMFDKSTEQLMPDSAHFDLHRIMGAVPVTGANFYKLLADKEFVLLYPGGAREALHRKGEEYKLFWPEQPEFVRMASRFGATIIPFGVVGEDDICHTTTIFRRFPSMIYSTTP from the exons ATGCCCCGCGCCAATCACGCCGCCATACGCAACGCGCGCGCGCACTGCTGCCGGTCAGGGTCAGCTTGCTGCGCGCGGCAACGGCAAGCGCCCAAGTGCTCACAGCCTCGCGCGGCCGATCGCCTACTACTACCAGCTAAGCTTCCAGCCACTACAGCCGACCGCGCGCCCATGCCGGCCACCGGCGCGTTGGCGCCCGTCGCGGCGCCTGGGGCTCGGCGGGCGCTCCTCGTCttccgccgcgccgcgccgcgcccgcaggtgccgacgacgacgacgcggtgGCGGTGCCgcgcgtccgccgccgccgcgcacggaGCGCCGACGCCGAGCTCGAGCGCCGCGGCGAGGAGGAGGCGAGGGGTCAAGGAGTACGTGGAGGCGGCGCGGGAGATGGCGCGGCAAAAGGACGGCGGCCCGCCGCGGTGGTTCTCGCCGCTCGAGTGcgggggcgccggcgccggcggccgcgTCCCCGCCGCACCCACGCTGCTCTACCTGCCCG GATTTGATGGAATTGGTTTAGGACTTGTACGGCACCATGAAAGATTGGCAGA GATGTTTGAGTTGTGTTGCTTGCACATACCAGTTGAAGATCGAACGTCCTTTGAAG GACTGGTTGAGTATGTGGAGAGGACAGTAAAGTCACAGAGCTCAAGAGCACCAGACAGACCAGTGTATCTTGTTGGAGAAGCAGTAGGAGCGTGCATCGCTCTAGCCGTGGCTGCGCGAAACCCAGACATAGACCTGGTATTGATCCTAGTAAACCCAG GAACATCATTCCATAGGTCACAGCTGCAAACTCTCTCAGCCTTCTTGGATATGGTCCCTGAACCCTTCCATCTGACCACTCCACAGCTGCTAAATTTTCTGACAG GGAACTTCATGAAGATGCCATCAACTTTTGTTGGACGTGGCTTCTCTCTAGAAGAAGCTGGTCAGACATTATCAGAGATCACATCCAATTTGTTGGATTCCCTTATG ATTTTGGTTGATGTTCTGACAAAGGAATCTATCGTTTGTAAGTTGAAAATGTTGAAGACAGCATCATCATTTGTCAATTCCCGTTTACATGCAGTCAAGGCCGAGACTTTGGTGCTAGCCAG TGGAAATGATGAACTTCTACCAAGCAGCCAAGAGGCTGAGAGGCTCCGTGGTGCTCTAGAGAAATGCAGAACACGTCTTTTCAGAGATAATGGACACAAAATCTTACTG GAAGCCGATTTCGATCTCGCAACAACCATAAAAGGAGCTGGGTACTACCGCCGCACCAGGAAGACAGACTTCGTTTCAGACTACCTACCTCCTACTCCAGATGAGTTCCAACAAGCTATCAATCACGACAG GATCCTAAAGCTTGTCACTGACCCAGTGATGCTATCAACACTGCCTGATGGGAAGATAGTGAGGGGTCTGGCAGGGCTGCCAAGGGAGGGCCCTGCCGTGCTGGTTGGGTACCACATGCTCCTGGGGTTTGAGCTTGGACCTATGGTCACAGGCATCCTGAGCAGCACCGGAGTCCACATCCGGGGCTTGGCGCACCCCTTCATGTTTGACAAGAGCACCGAGCAGCTGATGCCCGACTCGGCGCACTTCGACCTGCACCGGATCATGGGGGCAGTGCCGGTCACAGGTGCCAATTTTTACAAGCTCCTTGCAGATAAGGAGTTTGTGCTGCTGTATCCAGGAGGTGCGCGGGAAGCGCTTCATAGAAAG GGAGAGGAGTACAAGTTGTTTTGGCCGGAGCAACCTGAATTCGTGAGAATGGCATCCAGGTTTGGAGCAACGATCATACCATTTGGAGTCGTGGGAGAAGATGATATATGCCAT ACTACAACGATCTTCAGAAGGTTCCCTTCTATGATATACTCGACAACGCCTTAA